The proteins below are encoded in one region of Neofelis nebulosa isolate mNeoNeb1 chromosome 17, mNeoNeb1.pri, whole genome shotgun sequence:
- the CES4A gene encoding carboxylesterase 4A isoform X3, producing MGFREDKSGTSQCSLDTADTATNWYPQCGCHPSLWQELAGQNMSWILYLSLTLCLMVQTALGAQHTKEPLVITKYGTLQGKQMHVGKTPINVFLGVPFSRPPVGVRRFAAPEPWEGIKNATTYAPACLQESWGQITSMYFNTRKQYKWLRFSEDCLYLNVYAPVRARGDAPLPVMVWFPGGAFLVGSASTYDGTQLASREKVVLVLLQHRLGILGFLSTGDSQARGNWALLDQVAALRWVQENIAAFGGDPRCVTLFGQSSGAMCISGLMMSPLARGLFHRAISQRGTAALRAFITPDPLRVAKTVARLAGCTYNSTRILVDCLRARSGAEVMHVSKKMGFFHLNSQKDPQEVVWFMSPVVDGVVFPDDPAVLLSQGQVAPVPYLLGVNNLEFSWLLPFIMKISLNQFIMRKGIITKLLWRTSTLLNITKEQLPLVMEEYLGDIDDHDWKMLRNRLMGLAGDAIFVYSTLQAAHHHRVSLFLDAGFPVYLYEFEHHTPTGVIIKPCTDGADHGDEIHFIFGNPFSKGHSTVEEKALSLQMMKYWANFARTGNPNGGKLPYWPRYNEEEKYLQLDFITRVGVKLKEEKMAFWMRLYQH from the exons ATGGGATTTAGGGAAGATAAAAGTGGGACTTCCCAGTGCTCACTGGACACTGCAGACACAGCTACCAACTGGTACCCACAGTGTGGATGTCACCCCAGCCTGTGGCAGGAGCTGGCTGGCCAGAACATGAGTTGGATTCTATACCTGAGCCTCACCCTTTGCCTGATGGTGCAGACAGCCCTGG GTGCTCAGCACACCAAGGAACCTCTAGTGATTACCAAATATGGGACCCTCCAAGGAAAACAGATGCACGTCGGGAAGACACCCATCAATGTCTTCCTAGGAGTGCCCTTCTCCAGACCGCCTGTGGGTGTCCGCAGGTTTGCTGCCCCAGAGCCCTGGGAAGGAATCAAAAACGCCACCACCTATGCCCCTGC GTGCCTTCAGGAGTCCTGGGGACAGATCACCTCCATGTACTTCAACACGCGTAAACAGTACAAGTGGCTGCGCTTCAGTGAGGACTGTCTGTACCTGAACGTGTACGCTCCAGTGCGCGCGCGTGGGGACGCTCCGCTGCCG GTGATGGTCTGGTTCCCAGGAGGTGCCTTCCTCGTGGGCTCCGCTTCCACGTACGATGGCACGCAGCTGGCCTCTCGCGAGAAAGTGGTGCTCGTGCTTCTGCAGCACAGGCTCGGCATCCTGGGTTTCCtgag CACGGGCGACAGCCAGGCCCGCGGGAACTGGGCGCTGCTGGACCAGGTGGCTGCTCTGCGCTGGGTACAAGAGAACATCGCAGCCTTCGGCGGAGACCCACGCTGCGTGACCCTGTTTGGCCAGTCTTCGGGGGCCATGTGTATTTCGGGACTG aTGATGTCACCCCTAGCCCGCGGTCTCTTTCATCGGGCCATTTCCCAGAGAGGCACCGCAGCACTCAGAGCCTTCATCACTCCTGACCCGCTGAGGGTGGCCAAG ACAGTTGCCCGCCTGGCAGGCTGTACCTACAACAGCACACGGATTCTGGTAGACTGCCTGAGGGCACGATCAGGGGCTGAGGTGATGCATGTATCTAAGAAGATG GGATTCTTCCACCTGAACTCCCAGAAAGACCCTCAGGAG GTTGTGTGGTTCATGAGCCCGGTGGTAGATGGTGTGGTGTTCCCAGATGACCCAGCGGTACTCCTAAGCCAGGGGCAAGTTGCACCTGTGCCCTATCTTCTGGGTGTCAACAACCTGGAGTTCAGTTGGCTCTTACCTTTT ATCATGAAGATCTCACTAAACCAGTTCATAATGAGAAAAGGAATCATCACCAAGCTGCTCTGGAGAACCAGTACCCTGTTG AATATCACCAAAGAGCAGTTACCACTGGTGATGGAGGAGTACCTGGGTGACATTGATGACCATGACTGGAAAATGTTAAGAAACCGTTTAATGGGCCTAGCTGGGGATGCGATCTTTGTGTACTCCACACTACAGGCTGCCCACCACCACAGAG TTTCCCTATTCCTAGATGCTGGCTTCCCTGTCTACCTgtatgagtttgagcaccacactCCCACCGGTGTCAtcatcaagccctgcactgatgGGGCAGACCACGGGGATGAGATCCACTTCATCTTCGGGAATCCCTTCTCCAAAG GCCATTCCACGGTTGAGGAGAAAGCACTGAGCCTCCAGATGATGAAATACTGGGCCAACTTTGCCCGTACAGG AAACCCCAATGGTGGGAAGCTGCCTTACTGGCCACGCTATAACGAGGAGGAGAAGTACCTGCAGTTGGATTTCATCACGAGGGTGGGTGTGAAGCTCAAGGAGGAGAAGATGGCCTTTTGGATGAGACTGTACCAGCATTAA
- the CES4A gene encoding carboxylesterase 4A isoform X4 — protein MGFREDKSGTSQCSLDTADTATNWYPQCGCHPSLWQELAGQNMSWILYLSLTLCLMVQTALGAQHTKEPLVITKYGTLQGKQMHVGKTPINVFLGVPFSRPPVGVRRFAAPEPWEGIKNATTYAPACLQESWGQITSMYFNTRKQYKWLRFSEDCLYLNVYAPVRARGDAPLPVMVWFPGGAFLVGSASTYDGTQLASREKVVLVLLQHRLGILGFLSTGDSQARGNWALLDQVAALRWVQENIAAFGGDPRCVTLFGQSSGAMCISGLMMSPLARGLFHRAISQRGTAALRAFITPDPLRVAKTVARLAGCTYNSTRILVDCLRARSGAEVMHVSKKMGFFHLNSQKDPQEVVWFMSPVVDGVVFPDDPAVLLSQGQVAPVPYLLGVNNLEFSWLLPFIMKISLNQFIMRKGIITKLLWRTSTLLNITKEQLPLVMEEYLGDIDDHDWKMLRNRLMGLAGDAIFVYSTLQAAHHHRDAGFPVYLYEFEHHTPTGVIIKPCTDGADHGDEIHFIFGNPFSKGHSTVEEKALSLQMMKYWANFARTGNPNGGKLPYWPRYNEEEKYLQLDFITRVGVKLKEEKMAFWMRLYQH, from the exons ATGGGATTTAGGGAAGATAAAAGTGGGACTTCCCAGTGCTCACTGGACACTGCAGACACAGCTACCAACTGGTACCCACAGTGTGGATGTCACCCCAGCCTGTGGCAGGAGCTGGCTGGCCAGAACATGAGTTGGATTCTATACCTGAGCCTCACCCTTTGCCTGATGGTGCAGACAGCCCTGG GTGCTCAGCACACCAAGGAACCTCTAGTGATTACCAAATATGGGACCCTCCAAGGAAAACAGATGCACGTCGGGAAGACACCCATCAATGTCTTCCTAGGAGTGCCCTTCTCCAGACCGCCTGTGGGTGTCCGCAGGTTTGCTGCCCCAGAGCCCTGGGAAGGAATCAAAAACGCCACCACCTATGCCCCTGC GTGCCTTCAGGAGTCCTGGGGACAGATCACCTCCATGTACTTCAACACGCGTAAACAGTACAAGTGGCTGCGCTTCAGTGAGGACTGTCTGTACCTGAACGTGTACGCTCCAGTGCGCGCGCGTGGGGACGCTCCGCTGCCG GTGATGGTCTGGTTCCCAGGAGGTGCCTTCCTCGTGGGCTCCGCTTCCACGTACGATGGCACGCAGCTGGCCTCTCGCGAGAAAGTGGTGCTCGTGCTTCTGCAGCACAGGCTCGGCATCCTGGGTTTCCtgag CACGGGCGACAGCCAGGCCCGCGGGAACTGGGCGCTGCTGGACCAGGTGGCTGCTCTGCGCTGGGTACAAGAGAACATCGCAGCCTTCGGCGGAGACCCACGCTGCGTGACCCTGTTTGGCCAGTCTTCGGGGGCCATGTGTATTTCGGGACTG aTGATGTCACCCCTAGCCCGCGGTCTCTTTCATCGGGCCATTTCCCAGAGAGGCACCGCAGCACTCAGAGCCTTCATCACTCCTGACCCGCTGAGGGTGGCCAAG ACAGTTGCCCGCCTGGCAGGCTGTACCTACAACAGCACACGGATTCTGGTAGACTGCCTGAGGGCACGATCAGGGGCTGAGGTGATGCATGTATCTAAGAAGATG GGATTCTTCCACCTGAACTCCCAGAAAGACCCTCAGGAG GTTGTGTGGTTCATGAGCCCGGTGGTAGATGGTGTGGTGTTCCCAGATGACCCAGCGGTACTCCTAAGCCAGGGGCAAGTTGCACCTGTGCCCTATCTTCTGGGTGTCAACAACCTGGAGTTCAGTTGGCTCTTACCTTTT ATCATGAAGATCTCACTAAACCAGTTCATAATGAGAAAAGGAATCATCACCAAGCTGCTCTGGAGAACCAGTACCCTGTTG AATATCACCAAAGAGCAGTTACCACTGGTGATGGAGGAGTACCTGGGTGACATTGATGACCATGACTGGAAAATGTTAAGAAACCGTTTAATGGGCCTAGCTGGGGATGCGATCTTTGTGTACTCCACACTACAGGCTGCCCACCACCACAGAG ATGCTGGCTTCCCTGTCTACCTgtatgagtttgagcaccacactCCCACCGGTGTCAtcatcaagccctgcactgatgGGGCAGACCACGGGGATGAGATCCACTTCATCTTCGGGAATCCCTTCTCCAAAG GCCATTCCACGGTTGAGGAGAAAGCACTGAGCCTCCAGATGATGAAATACTGGGCCAACTTTGCCCGTACAGG AAACCCCAATGGTGGGAAGCTGCCTTACTGGCCACGCTATAACGAGGAGGAGAAGTACCTGCAGTTGGATTTCATCACGAGGGTGGGTGTGAAGCTCAAGGAGGAGAAGATGGCCTTTTGGATGAGACTGTACCAGCATTAA
- the CES4A gene encoding carboxylesterase 4A isoform X6, whose translation MEEAYLRAVWETEKSLKDGGMKSQDTQVSGLTAPKGSPTEAWNLSPGRFLGPGARQRGGSCPGSDLALHSPWTLMLVEAIRTQTDTHTHTHTHTHARILNFAFGSISSTAEPGFATILPSLATTLGPNSHRDRRCLQESWGQITSMYFNTRKQYKWLRFSEDCLYLNVYAPVRARGDAPLPVMVWFPGGAFLVGSASTYDGTQLASREKVVLVLLQHRLGILGFLSTGDSQARGNWALLDQVAALRWVQENIAAFGGDPRCVTLFGQSSGAMCISGLMMSPLARGLFHRAISQRGTAALRAFITPDPLRVAKTVARLAGCTYNSTRILVDCLRARSGAEVMHVSKKMGFFHLNSQKDPQEVVWFMSPVVDGVVFPDDPAVLLSQGQVAPVPYLLGVNNLEFSWLLPFIMKISLNQFIMRKGIITKLLWRTSTLLMLASLSTCMSLSTTLPPVSSSSPALMGQTTGMRSTSSSGIPSPKAIPRLRRKH comes from the exons ATGGAGGAGGCCTATTTAAGAGCTGTTTGGGAGACAGAAAAGAGCCTGAAGGATGGGGGCATGAAATCCCAGGAcacccaggtttctggcttgacAGCACCAAAAGGGTCTCCAACAGAAGCATGGAACCTCTCCCCAGGCAGATTCCTGGGACCGGGGGCAAGACAGAGGGGTGGATCTTGCCCTGGGTCTGACCTGGCGCTGCACTCACCCTGGACCCTAATGCTAGTGGAGGCTATTCGGACacaaacagatacacacacacacacacacacacacacacacgcacgcatccTAAATTTTGCTTTTGGTTCTATTTCCTCAACTGCGGAACCTGGGTTTGCAACCATTCTCCCGTCTTTGGCCACCACGTTGGGCCCAAACTCACATCGTGACCGCAGGTGCCTTCAGGAGTCCTGGGGACAGATCACCTCCATGTACTTCAACACGCGTAAACAGTACAAGTGGCTGCGCTTCAGTGAGGACTGTCTGTACCTGAACGTGTACGCTCCAGTGCGCGCGCGTGGGGACGCTCCGCTGCCG GTGATGGTCTGGTTCCCAGGAGGTGCCTTCCTCGTGGGCTCCGCTTCCACGTACGATGGCACGCAGCTGGCCTCTCGCGAGAAAGTGGTGCTCGTGCTTCTGCAGCACAGGCTCGGCATCCTGGGTTTCCtgag CACGGGCGACAGCCAGGCCCGCGGGAACTGGGCGCTGCTGGACCAGGTGGCTGCTCTGCGCTGGGTACAAGAGAACATCGCAGCCTTCGGCGGAGACCCACGCTGCGTGACCCTGTTTGGCCAGTCTTCGGGGGCCATGTGTATTTCGGGACTG aTGATGTCACCCCTAGCCCGCGGTCTCTTTCATCGGGCCATTTCCCAGAGAGGCACCGCAGCACTCAGAGCCTTCATCACTCCTGACCCGCTGAGGGTGGCCAAG ACAGTTGCCCGCCTGGCAGGCTGTACCTACAACAGCACACGGATTCTGGTAGACTGCCTGAGGGCACGATCAGGGGCTGAGGTGATGCATGTATCTAAGAAGATG GGATTCTTCCACCTGAACTCCCAGAAAGACCCTCAGGAG GTTGTGTGGTTCATGAGCCCGGTGGTAGATGGTGTGGTGTTCCCAGATGACCCAGCGGTACTCCTAAGCCAGGGGCAAGTTGCACCTGTGCCCTATCTTCTGGGTGTCAACAACCTGGAGTTCAGTTGGCTCTTACCTTTT ATCATGAAGATCTCACTAAACCAGTTCATAATGAGAAAAGGAATCATCACCAAGCTGCTCTGGAGAACCAGTACCCTGTTG ATGCTGGCTTCCCTGTCTACCTgtatgagtttgagcaccacactCCCACCGGTGTCAtcatcaagccctgcactgatgGGGCAGACCACGGGGATGAGATCCACTTCATCTTCGGGAATCCCTTCTCCAAAG GCCATTCCACGGTTGAGGAGAAAGCACTGA
- the CES4A gene encoding carboxylesterase 4A isoform X2 has product MEEAYLRAVWETEKSLKDGGMKSQDTQVSGLTAPKGSPTEAWNLSPGRFLGPGARQRGGSCPGSDLALHSPWTLMLVEAIRTQTDTHTHTHTHTHARILNFAFGSISSTAEPGFATILPSLATTLGPNSHRDRRCLQESWGQITSMYFNTRKQYKWLRFSEDCLYLNVYAPVRARGDAPLPVMVWFPGGAFLVGSASTYDGTQLASREKVVLVLLQHRLGILGFLSTGDSQARGNWALLDQVAALRWVQENIAAFGGDPRCVTLFGQSSGAMCISGLMMSPLARGLFHRAISQRGTAALRAFITPDPLRVAKTVARLAGCTYNSTRILVDCLRARSGAEVMHVSKKMGFFHLNSQKDPQEVVWFMSPVVDGVVFPDDPAVLLSQGQVAPVPYLLGVNNLEFSWLLPFIMKISLNQFIMRKGIITKLLWRTSTLLNITKEQLPLVMEEYLGDIDDHDWKMLRNRLMGLAGDAIFVYSTLQAAHHHRDAGFPVYLYEFEHHTPTGVIIKPCTDGADHGDEIHFIFGNPFSKGHSTVEEKALSLQMMKYWANFARTGNPNGGKLPYWPRYNEEEKYLQLDFITRVGVKLKEEKMAFWMRLYQH; this is encoded by the exons ATGGAGGAGGCCTATTTAAGAGCTGTTTGGGAGACAGAAAAGAGCCTGAAGGATGGGGGCATGAAATCCCAGGAcacccaggtttctggcttgacAGCACCAAAAGGGTCTCCAACAGAAGCATGGAACCTCTCCCCAGGCAGATTCCTGGGACCGGGGGCAAGACAGAGGGGTGGATCTTGCCCTGGGTCTGACCTGGCGCTGCACTCACCCTGGACCCTAATGCTAGTGGAGGCTATTCGGACacaaacagatacacacacacacacacacacacacacacacgcacgcatccTAAATTTTGCTTTTGGTTCTATTTCCTCAACTGCGGAACCTGGGTTTGCAACCATTCTCCCGTCTTTGGCCACCACGTTGGGCCCAAACTCACATCGTGACCGCAGGTGCCTTCAGGAGTCCTGGGGACAGATCACCTCCATGTACTTCAACACGCGTAAACAGTACAAGTGGCTGCGCTTCAGTGAGGACTGTCTGTACCTGAACGTGTACGCTCCAGTGCGCGCGCGTGGGGACGCTCCGCTGCCG GTGATGGTCTGGTTCCCAGGAGGTGCCTTCCTCGTGGGCTCCGCTTCCACGTACGATGGCACGCAGCTGGCCTCTCGCGAGAAAGTGGTGCTCGTGCTTCTGCAGCACAGGCTCGGCATCCTGGGTTTCCtgag CACGGGCGACAGCCAGGCCCGCGGGAACTGGGCGCTGCTGGACCAGGTGGCTGCTCTGCGCTGGGTACAAGAGAACATCGCAGCCTTCGGCGGAGACCCACGCTGCGTGACCCTGTTTGGCCAGTCTTCGGGGGCCATGTGTATTTCGGGACTG aTGATGTCACCCCTAGCCCGCGGTCTCTTTCATCGGGCCATTTCCCAGAGAGGCACCGCAGCACTCAGAGCCTTCATCACTCCTGACCCGCTGAGGGTGGCCAAG ACAGTTGCCCGCCTGGCAGGCTGTACCTACAACAGCACACGGATTCTGGTAGACTGCCTGAGGGCACGATCAGGGGCTGAGGTGATGCATGTATCTAAGAAGATG GGATTCTTCCACCTGAACTCCCAGAAAGACCCTCAGGAG GTTGTGTGGTTCATGAGCCCGGTGGTAGATGGTGTGGTGTTCCCAGATGACCCAGCGGTACTCCTAAGCCAGGGGCAAGTTGCACCTGTGCCCTATCTTCTGGGTGTCAACAACCTGGAGTTCAGTTGGCTCTTACCTTTT ATCATGAAGATCTCACTAAACCAGTTCATAATGAGAAAAGGAATCATCACCAAGCTGCTCTGGAGAACCAGTACCCTGTTG AATATCACCAAAGAGCAGTTACCACTGGTGATGGAGGAGTACCTGGGTGACATTGATGACCATGACTGGAAAATGTTAAGAAACCGTTTAATGGGCCTAGCTGGGGATGCGATCTTTGTGTACTCCACACTACAGGCTGCCCACCACCACAGAG ATGCTGGCTTCCCTGTCTACCTgtatgagtttgagcaccacactCCCACCGGTGTCAtcatcaagccctgcactgatgGGGCAGACCACGGGGATGAGATCCACTTCATCTTCGGGAATCCCTTCTCCAAAG GCCATTCCACGGTTGAGGAGAAAGCACTGAGCCTCCAGATGATGAAATACTGGGCCAACTTTGCCCGTACAGG AAACCCCAATGGTGGGAAGCTGCCTTACTGGCCACGCTATAACGAGGAGGAGAAGTACCTGCAGTTGGATTTCATCACGAGGGTGGGTGTGAAGCTCAAGGAGGAGAAGATGGCCTTTTGGATGAGACTGTACCAGCATTAA
- the CES4A gene encoding carboxylesterase 4A isoform X1 encodes MEEAYLRAVWETEKSLKDGGMKSQDTQVSGLTAPKGSPTEAWNLSPGRFLGPGARQRGGSCPGSDLALHSPWTLMLVEAIRTQTDTHTHTHTHTHARILNFAFGSISSTAEPGFATILPSLATTLGPNSHRDRRCLQESWGQITSMYFNTRKQYKWLRFSEDCLYLNVYAPVRARGDAPLPVMVWFPGGAFLVGSASTYDGTQLASREKVVLVLLQHRLGILGFLSTGDSQARGNWALLDQVAALRWVQENIAAFGGDPRCVTLFGQSSGAMCISGLMMSPLARGLFHRAISQRGTAALRAFITPDPLRVAKTVARLAGCTYNSTRILVDCLRARSGAEVMHVSKKMGFFHLNSQKDPQEVVWFMSPVVDGVVFPDDPAVLLSQGQVAPVPYLLGVNNLEFSWLLPFIMKISLNQFIMRKGIITKLLWRTSTLLNITKEQLPLVMEEYLGDIDDHDWKMLRNRLMGLAGDAIFVYSTLQAAHHHRVSLFLDAGFPVYLYEFEHHTPTGVIIKPCTDGADHGDEIHFIFGNPFSKGHSTVEEKALSLQMMKYWANFARTGNPNGGKLPYWPRYNEEEKYLQLDFITRVGVKLKEEKMAFWMRLYQH; translated from the exons ATGGAGGAGGCCTATTTAAGAGCTGTTTGGGAGACAGAAAAGAGCCTGAAGGATGGGGGCATGAAATCCCAGGAcacccaggtttctggcttgacAGCACCAAAAGGGTCTCCAACAGAAGCATGGAACCTCTCCCCAGGCAGATTCCTGGGACCGGGGGCAAGACAGAGGGGTGGATCTTGCCCTGGGTCTGACCTGGCGCTGCACTCACCCTGGACCCTAATGCTAGTGGAGGCTATTCGGACacaaacagatacacacacacacacacacacacacacacacgcacgcatccTAAATTTTGCTTTTGGTTCTATTTCCTCAACTGCGGAACCTGGGTTTGCAACCATTCTCCCGTCTTTGGCCACCACGTTGGGCCCAAACTCACATCGTGACCGCAGGTGCCTTCAGGAGTCCTGGGGACAGATCACCTCCATGTACTTCAACACGCGTAAACAGTACAAGTGGCTGCGCTTCAGTGAGGACTGTCTGTACCTGAACGTGTACGCTCCAGTGCGCGCGCGTGGGGACGCTCCGCTGCCG GTGATGGTCTGGTTCCCAGGAGGTGCCTTCCTCGTGGGCTCCGCTTCCACGTACGATGGCACGCAGCTGGCCTCTCGCGAGAAAGTGGTGCTCGTGCTTCTGCAGCACAGGCTCGGCATCCTGGGTTTCCtgag CACGGGCGACAGCCAGGCCCGCGGGAACTGGGCGCTGCTGGACCAGGTGGCTGCTCTGCGCTGGGTACAAGAGAACATCGCAGCCTTCGGCGGAGACCCACGCTGCGTGACCCTGTTTGGCCAGTCTTCGGGGGCCATGTGTATTTCGGGACTG aTGATGTCACCCCTAGCCCGCGGTCTCTTTCATCGGGCCATTTCCCAGAGAGGCACCGCAGCACTCAGAGCCTTCATCACTCCTGACCCGCTGAGGGTGGCCAAG ACAGTTGCCCGCCTGGCAGGCTGTACCTACAACAGCACACGGATTCTGGTAGACTGCCTGAGGGCACGATCAGGGGCTGAGGTGATGCATGTATCTAAGAAGATG GGATTCTTCCACCTGAACTCCCAGAAAGACCCTCAGGAG GTTGTGTGGTTCATGAGCCCGGTGGTAGATGGTGTGGTGTTCCCAGATGACCCAGCGGTACTCCTAAGCCAGGGGCAAGTTGCACCTGTGCCCTATCTTCTGGGTGTCAACAACCTGGAGTTCAGTTGGCTCTTACCTTTT ATCATGAAGATCTCACTAAACCAGTTCATAATGAGAAAAGGAATCATCACCAAGCTGCTCTGGAGAACCAGTACCCTGTTG AATATCACCAAAGAGCAGTTACCACTGGTGATGGAGGAGTACCTGGGTGACATTGATGACCATGACTGGAAAATGTTAAGAAACCGTTTAATGGGCCTAGCTGGGGATGCGATCTTTGTGTACTCCACACTACAGGCTGCCCACCACCACAGAG TTTCCCTATTCCTAGATGCTGGCTTCCCTGTCTACCTgtatgagtttgagcaccacactCCCACCGGTGTCAtcatcaagccctgcactgatgGGGCAGACCACGGGGATGAGATCCACTTCATCTTCGGGAATCCCTTCTCCAAAG GCCATTCCACGGTTGAGGAGAAAGCACTGAGCCTCCAGATGATGAAATACTGGGCCAACTTTGCCCGTACAGG AAACCCCAATGGTGGGAAGCTGCCTTACTGGCCACGCTATAACGAGGAGGAGAAGTACCTGCAGTTGGATTTCATCACGAGGGTGGGTGTGAAGCTCAAGGAGGAGAAGATGGCCTTTTGGATGAGACTGTACCAGCATTAA
- the CES4A gene encoding carboxylesterase 4A isoform X5 — protein MEEAYLRAVWETEKSLKDGGMKSQDTQVSGLTAPKGSPTEAWNLSPGRFLGPGARQRGGSCPGSDLALHSPWTLMLVEAIRTQTDTHTHTHTHTHARILNFAFGSISSTAEPGFATILPSLATTLGPNSHRDRRCLQESWGQITSMYFNTRKQYKWLRFSEDCLYLNVYAPVRARGDAPLPVMVWFPGGAFLVGSASTYDGTQLASREKVVLVLLQHRLGILGFLSTGDSQARGNWALLDQVAALRWVQENIAAFGGDPRCVTLFGQSSGAMCISGLMMSPLARGLFHRAISQRGTAALRAFITPDPLRVAKGFFHLNSQKDPQEVVWFMSPVVDGVVFPDDPAVLLSQGQVAPVPYLLGVNNLEFSWLLPFIMKISLNQFIMRKGIITKLLWRTSTLLNITKEQLPLVMEEYLGDIDDHDWKMLRNRLMGLAGDAIFVYSTLQAAHHHRVSLFLDAGFPVYLYEFEHHTPTGVIIKPCTDGADHGDEIHFIFGNPFSKGHSTVEEKALSLQMMKYWANFARTGNPNGGKLPYWPRYNEEEKYLQLDFITRVGVKLKEEKMAFWMRLYQH, from the exons ATGGAGGAGGCCTATTTAAGAGCTGTTTGGGAGACAGAAAAGAGCCTGAAGGATGGGGGCATGAAATCCCAGGAcacccaggtttctggcttgacAGCACCAAAAGGGTCTCCAACAGAAGCATGGAACCTCTCCCCAGGCAGATTCCTGGGACCGGGGGCAAGACAGAGGGGTGGATCTTGCCCTGGGTCTGACCTGGCGCTGCACTCACCCTGGACCCTAATGCTAGTGGAGGCTATTCGGACacaaacagatacacacacacacacacacacacacacacacgcacgcatccTAAATTTTGCTTTTGGTTCTATTTCCTCAACTGCGGAACCTGGGTTTGCAACCATTCTCCCGTCTTTGGCCACCACGTTGGGCCCAAACTCACATCGTGACCGCAGGTGCCTTCAGGAGTCCTGGGGACAGATCACCTCCATGTACTTCAACACGCGTAAACAGTACAAGTGGCTGCGCTTCAGTGAGGACTGTCTGTACCTGAACGTGTACGCTCCAGTGCGCGCGCGTGGGGACGCTCCGCTGCCG GTGATGGTCTGGTTCCCAGGAGGTGCCTTCCTCGTGGGCTCCGCTTCCACGTACGATGGCACGCAGCTGGCCTCTCGCGAGAAAGTGGTGCTCGTGCTTCTGCAGCACAGGCTCGGCATCCTGGGTTTCCtgag CACGGGCGACAGCCAGGCCCGCGGGAACTGGGCGCTGCTGGACCAGGTGGCTGCTCTGCGCTGGGTACAAGAGAACATCGCAGCCTTCGGCGGAGACCCACGCTGCGTGACCCTGTTTGGCCAGTCTTCGGGGGCCATGTGTATTTCGGGACTG aTGATGTCACCCCTAGCCCGCGGTCTCTTTCATCGGGCCATTTCCCAGAGAGGCACCGCAGCACTCAGAGCCTTCATCACTCCTGACCCGCTGAGGGTGGCCAAG GGATTCTTCCACCTGAACTCCCAGAAAGACCCTCAGGAG GTTGTGTGGTTCATGAGCCCGGTGGTAGATGGTGTGGTGTTCCCAGATGACCCAGCGGTACTCCTAAGCCAGGGGCAAGTTGCACCTGTGCCCTATCTTCTGGGTGTCAACAACCTGGAGTTCAGTTGGCTCTTACCTTTT ATCATGAAGATCTCACTAAACCAGTTCATAATGAGAAAAGGAATCATCACCAAGCTGCTCTGGAGAACCAGTACCCTGTTG AATATCACCAAAGAGCAGTTACCACTGGTGATGGAGGAGTACCTGGGTGACATTGATGACCATGACTGGAAAATGTTAAGAAACCGTTTAATGGGCCTAGCTGGGGATGCGATCTTTGTGTACTCCACACTACAGGCTGCCCACCACCACAGAG TTTCCCTATTCCTAGATGCTGGCTTCCCTGTCTACCTgtatgagtttgagcaccacactCCCACCGGTGTCAtcatcaagccctgcactgatgGGGCAGACCACGGGGATGAGATCCACTTCATCTTCGGGAATCCCTTCTCCAAAG GCCATTCCACGGTTGAGGAGAAAGCACTGAGCCTCCAGATGATGAAATACTGGGCCAACTTTGCCCGTACAGG AAACCCCAATGGTGGGAAGCTGCCTTACTGGCCACGCTATAACGAGGAGGAGAAGTACCTGCAGTTGGATTTCATCACGAGGGTGGGTGTGAAGCTCAAGGAGGAGAAGATGGCCTTTTGGATGAGACTGTACCAGCATTAA